From a region of the Streptomyces sp. B21-083 genome:
- a CDS encoding DUF262 domain-containing protein: MGADEIRSQGFNLNELFRDVTYEIDYYQRDYTWGDEEVRTLLRDLCDSFKHWLGDSAYRRRPHTAPQYFLGPFVYHEPSKKRRFLVDGQQRFVTLHLLFLQLRLSAREAGDTHTVDQLNRVITTDGKHFSVGITDHDPVLQAVSESRKYEAGAGDSLSRRNLWARGQQIESQLAEELDAEKLHPFTEWLLTRVVLVGIRAAGPDHGYRMFETMNDRGARLTTVDLLKSHLLSNVGSAEDQLNTQWQEMLRELSTDRDDPQAASRFIKAYLLARCAREDCDEDRRQITTNLNVWVRHNAEYLGLTPGRPDHFLNFVQNLLKTARLYRPVLAATRTLKMDGDRLETVLFNERNGLGVQSVAVLAAIAPDDRPTDAKDKGRLVAAYIDRWYALRILQDLPVQSADADALVHTELVPLLRGCRTVADVASTLGDLAQHNGNPVREAITLGLRGNNAHQIRYLLARATAYADEACKKPFDILAYLDRDQFHIEHLWANHHHRVAGDIPDPVVFRSRRNQLGGLGLLRGRENSSINDLPFHDKNRLYARNNVLLGVLAPEYDHRNPELRDFIKAHQLDKHMRAFGPRETMTTVIETRQELYLRLFEYVWKPERLGLPVPVAVAPSERDASQPVARPRQAPPRRRAASGRRTDVARMIDAQVLTAGTRIVLTYRATEHWATIDANGGIILAATGGTPYGRVDEAGAVARGTKTCQGMNEWHIEDENGVRVSLRTIRDRAAAAAAL, translated from the coding sequence GTGGGGGCGGACGAGATCAGGTCTCAGGGATTCAACCTGAATGAGCTGTTCCGTGACGTGACGTACGAGATCGACTACTACCAGCGTGACTACACCTGGGGTGACGAAGAAGTCCGCACCCTGCTGCGGGATTTGTGCGATTCGTTCAAGCACTGGCTGGGCGACTCCGCGTACCGGCGCCGCCCCCACACCGCGCCGCAGTACTTCCTCGGCCCCTTCGTCTACCACGAGCCGTCGAAAAAGCGCCGCTTCCTCGTCGACGGTCAGCAGCGCTTCGTCACTTTGCACCTGCTCTTTTTGCAGCTGAGACTGTCGGCCCGGGAGGCCGGTGACACGCACACGGTCGACCAACTCAACCGTGTTATCACGACCGACGGGAAGCACTTCAGCGTCGGCATCACCGACCACGACCCCGTCCTGCAAGCCGTCAGCGAGAGCCGCAAGTACGAGGCCGGCGCGGGGGACTCCCTCTCCCGCCGCAACCTGTGGGCACGCGGCCAGCAGATCGAATCCCAGCTCGCCGAGGAACTCGACGCCGAGAAGCTCCACCCCTTTACCGAATGGCTCCTGACACGCGTGGTCCTGGTGGGCATCCGCGCGGCAGGCCCCGACCACGGCTACCGCATGTTCGAGACGATGAATGACCGCGGCGCCCGCCTCACCACCGTCGACCTCCTCAAGAGCCATCTGCTGTCCAACGTCGGCTCCGCTGAAGATCAGCTGAACACCCAGTGGCAGGAGATGCTGCGGGAACTCTCCACCGACCGCGATGACCCCCAGGCGGCATCCCGCTTCATCAAGGCATACCTCCTTGCCCGCTGCGCACGCGAGGACTGTGACGAGGACCGCCGCCAGATCACCACCAACCTCAACGTGTGGGTACGCCACAACGCGGAGTACCTCGGCCTGACCCCGGGACGCCCCGACCACTTCCTCAACTTCGTGCAGAATCTACTGAAGACGGCCCGTCTGTACAGGCCCGTCCTCGCCGCCACCCGCACCCTGAAGATGGACGGTGACCGCCTGGAGACGGTGCTGTTCAACGAGCGCAACGGCCTCGGCGTCCAGTCCGTCGCCGTGCTCGCTGCCATCGCCCCCGACGACCGGCCCACCGACGCCAAGGACAAGGGCCGCCTCGTCGCCGCCTACATCGACCGCTGGTACGCCCTGCGGATCCTGCAGGACCTGCCCGTCCAGTCCGCCGACGCCGACGCCCTGGTCCACACCGAGCTCGTCCCCCTCCTGCGCGGCTGCCGCACCGTCGCCGACGTCGCCTCCACACTGGGCGACCTCGCCCAGCACAACGGGAACCCGGTGCGCGAAGCAATCACCCTGGGCCTGCGAGGCAACAACGCCCATCAGATCCGCTATCTCCTCGCCCGCGCCACCGCTTACGCCGACGAGGCCTGCAAAAAGCCCTTCGACATCCTCGCCTACCTCGACCGCGACCAGTTCCACATCGAACACCTGTGGGCCAACCACCACCATCGCGTCGCCGGTGACATCCCAGACCCGGTCGTCTTCCGCAGCCGCCGCAACCAACTCGGTGGCCTCGGCCTGCTGAGGGGCCGCGAGAACTCCAGCATCAATGACCTCCCCTTCCACGACAAGAACCGCCTCTACGCCCGCAACAACGTCCTCCTGGGCGTCCTGGCCCCTGAATACGATCACCGCAACCCTGAACTGCGCGACTTCATCAAGGCACACCAACTCGACAAGCACATGCGGGCCTTCGGGCCGAGAGAGACCATGACCACGGTCATCGAGACCCGGCAGGAGCTGTATCTGCGCCTGTTCGAATACGTTTGGAAACCCGAACGCCTGGGGTTGCCCGTCCCTGTTGCCGTTGCACCTTCGGAACGCGACGCCAGCCAGCCGGTCGCCCGTCCGCGCCAGGCCCCTCCGCGGCGCAGAGCGGCTTCTGGTCGACGCACCGACGTGGCCAGGATGATCGACGCCCAAGTTCTGACAGCCGGCACCCGGATCGTGCTCACCTACCGCGCCACCGAGCACTGGGCCACCATCGACGCGAACGGCGGCATCATCCTCGCTGCGACCGGAGGCACACCGTACGGCCGGGTCGACGAGGCCGGGGCCGTCGCCCGTGGCACCAAGACCTGCCAGGGCATGAACGAATGGCACATCGAAGACGAGAACGGAGTACGCGTCAGCCTGCGAACCATCCGTGACCGCGCGGCGGCGGCCGCCGCGCTGTAG